From a single Drosophila sulfurigaster albostrigata strain 15112-1811.04 chromosome 3, ASM2355843v2, whole genome shotgun sequence genomic region:
- the LOC133842273 gene encoding protein rhomboid isoform X2, with protein sequence MSGKRTRSFKCAVHQRDREVCSENDFQLVLSEPPLFRKMVHAVAVEVLPEERDRKYYADRYTCCPPPFFIILITMIELAFFVYHTMAVGETAAAGPVPTDSMFIYRPDKRHEIWRFVLYMVLHAGWFHLGFNVAVQLLFGLPLEMVHGSTRIACIYFSGVLAGSLGTSIFDPEVYLVGASGGVYALLAAHLANVLLNYHQMRYGVIRLAFILIFASFDFGFAIYARYAGEDALPNQVGANAASVSYVAHLAGAVAGLTIGLLVLKNFEQKLHEQLLWWIALGTYMALVVFAVAFNILHGVTLFNMRVEKIRVTETFYNDFKV encoded by the exons ATGAGCGGCAAGCGAACGCGTAGCTTCAAATGCGCCGTACACCAGCGAGATCGAGAAGTGTGCTCCGAGAACGACTTTCAATTGGTGCTCAGTGAGCCGCCGCTCTTCAGGAAGATGGTGCATGCCGTTGCCGTCGAAGTGCTGCCCGAGGAGCGTGATCGCAAATACTATGCGGATCGTTACACCTGCTGTCCACCGCCCTTTTTCATTATACTGATCACAATGATAGAG CTGGCCTTCTTTGTGTATCACACGATGGCGGTGGGAGAAACGGCAGCAGCGGGTCCCGTGCCCACGGACTCCATGTTTATTTATCGTCCCGATAAGCGTCATGAGATCTGGCGATTTGTGCTCTATATGGTGCTGCATGCTGGTTGGTTTCATTTGGGATTCAATGTGGCCGTCCAGCTGCTCTTTGGCCTGCCCCTGGAGATGGTGCACGGATCGACGCGCATCGCCTGCATTTATTTCTCGGGCGTACTCGCCGGCTCCCTGGGCACCAGCATCTTCGATCCCGAGGTGTATCTCGTGGGCGCCAGCGGTGGCGTTTATGCCTTGCTGGCGGCGCATCTGGCCAACGTGTTGCTCAATTACCATCAGATGCGTTACGGCGTCATACGCCTGGCATTCATCCTCATCTTCG CTTCGTTTGACTTTGGTTTCGCCATCTATGCACGTTATGCCGGCGAGGATGCGTTGCCCAACCAGGTGGGCGCCAATGCGGCGTCTGTGTCATATGTGGCACATTTGGCTGGCGCTGTGGCGGGACTCACCATTGGGCTGCTGGTTCTCAAGAACTTTGAGCAGAAATTGCACGAACAGTTGCTCTGGTGGATTGCCCTTGGCACGTACATGGCCCTCGTCGTTTTTGCCGTCGCCTTCAATATACTGCATGGTGTGACGCTCTTCAACATGCGTGTGGAGAAGATTCGCGTCACGGAGACCTTCTACAATGACTTCAAAGTATAG
- the LOC133842275 gene encoding N-alpha-acetyltransferase 30A, translating to MNESKQIPPGTPEISYTVFNDESQLKAIQGLIEKELSEPYSIYTYRYFVYNWPQLCILAQHEERYVGVIVCKIDHLSNPELWQGYIAMLAVDPEYRRQGIGSTLVEKAIEMMKAEQADEIALETEQSNKAALRLYDSLGFIREQRLLRYYINGVDALRLNLTVSRRSSDASLS from the coding sequence ATGAACGAATCAAAGCAAATCCCGCCTGGCACACCAGAGATTAGCTACACCGTCTTCAACGATGAAAGCCAACTGAAGGCCATCCAGGGCCTCATCGAGAAGGAGCTCTCCGAGCCGTACTCCATCTACACCTATCGCTACTTTGTCTACAATTGGCCGCAACTCTGTATTTTGGCACAACACGAGGAACGTTATGTGGGCGTGATTGTTTGCAAAATAGACCACTTGAGTAATCCGGAATTGTGGCAAGGATACATCGCAATGCTGGCCGTGGATCCTGAGTACCGGAGACAGGGCATTGGCAGCACACTAGTGGAGAAGGCCATCGAGATGATGAAAGCGGAGCAAGCTGATGAAATTGCGCTGGAGACAGAACAAAGCAATAAGGCAGCCTTGCGACTGTATGATAGTCTAGGATTTATTCGGGAGCAGCGACTACTGCGGTATTATATAAATGGTGTGGATGCACTGCGTCTGAATCTGACGGTATCTCGGCGCTCAAGCGATGCGTCGTTATCCTAA
- the LOC133842273 gene encoding protein rhomboid isoform X1 — translation MWPGSERGSSRALELPTSQQNAGGSSQQETLADIEHISTIAGSLASIGSLSHTQMRYCTNDAGYDTEHTSLNSDFDEAELKRELLRDKWKLLFDMFDPEGFGEISVTEFLVALKSPEFLSQVPMNKRELLLERAKKAQLPNGPGYVTFQDFVNVMSGKRTRSFKCAVHQRDREVCSENDFQLVLSEPPLFRKMVHAVAVEVLPEERDRKYYADRYTCCPPPFFIILITMIELAFFVYHTMAVGETAAAGPVPTDSMFIYRPDKRHEIWRFVLYMVLHAGWFHLGFNVAVQLLFGLPLEMVHGSTRIACIYFSGVLAGSLGTSIFDPEVYLVGASGGVYALLAAHLANVLLNYHQMRYGVIRLAFILIFASFDFGFAIYARYAGEDALPNQVGANAASVSYVAHLAGAVAGLTIGLLVLKNFEQKLHEQLLWWIALGTYMALVVFAVAFNILHGVTLFNMRVEKIRVTETFYNDFKV, via the exons ATGTGGCCCGGCTCCGAGCGAGGCAGCTCGCGAGCCCTGGAGTTACCGACCAGTCAACAGAATGCTGGCGGTAGTAGCCAGCAGGAGACGTTGGCGGACATCGAGCACATATCGACAATAGCCGGATCATTGGCTTCCATTGGGTCGCTATCGCACACACAGATGCGCTAT TGCACAAATGATGCCGGCTATGATACAGAGCACACCTCACTCAACTCGGACTTTGATGAGGCGGAATTGAAACGGGAACTGCTGCGAGAT AAATGGAAACTACTTTTCGATATG TTCGATCCGGAGGGTTTTGGCGAGATATCCGTAACCGAATTTCTGGTTGCATTGAAATCGCCGGAATTCCTATCCCAAGTGCCTATGAACAAGCGGGAGCTGTTGCTGGAGCGTGCAAAGAAGGCCCAACTGCCTAATGGTCCGGGCTATGTGACATTTCAGGACTTTGTGAACGTG ATGAGCGGCAAGCGAACGCGTAGCTTCAAATGCGCCGTACACCAGCGAGATCGAGAAGTGTGCTCCGAGAACGACTTTCAATTGGTGCTCAGTGAGCCGCCGCTCTTCAGGAAGATGGTGCATGCCGTTGCCGTCGAAGTGCTGCCCGAGGAGCGTGATCGCAAATACTATGCGGATCGTTACACCTGCTGTCCACCGCCCTTTTTCATTATACTGATCACAATGATAGAG CTGGCCTTCTTTGTGTATCACACGATGGCGGTGGGAGAAACGGCAGCAGCGGGTCCCGTGCCCACGGACTCCATGTTTATTTATCGTCCCGATAAGCGTCATGAGATCTGGCGATTTGTGCTCTATATGGTGCTGCATGCTGGTTGGTTTCATTTGGGATTCAATGTGGCCGTCCAGCTGCTCTTTGGCCTGCCCCTGGAGATGGTGCACGGATCGACGCGCATCGCCTGCATTTATTTCTCGGGCGTACTCGCCGGCTCCCTGGGCACCAGCATCTTCGATCCCGAGGTGTATCTCGTGGGCGCCAGCGGTGGCGTTTATGCCTTGCTGGCGGCGCATCTGGCCAACGTGTTGCTCAATTACCATCAGATGCGTTACGGCGTCATACGCCTGGCATTCATCCTCATCTTCG CTTCGTTTGACTTTGGTTTCGCCATCTATGCACGTTATGCCGGCGAGGATGCGTTGCCCAACCAGGTGGGCGCCAATGCGGCGTCTGTGTCATATGTGGCACATTTGGCTGGCGCTGTGGCGGGACTCACCATTGGGCTGCTGGTTCTCAAGAACTTTGAGCAGAAATTGCACGAACAGTTGCTCTGGTGGATTGCCCTTGGCACGTACATGGCCCTCGTCGTTTTTGCCGTCGCCTTCAATATACTGCATGGTGTGACGCTCTTCAACATGCGTGTGGAGAAGATTCGCGTCACGGAGACCTTCTACAATGACTTCAAAGTATAG
- the LOC133841760 gene encoding protein rhomboid, with translation MEATTNHTKLQLEEDEEEPQATTATATTTTMTTKTSATIIDIPAAPATCHSSSYDTDCSTASSTCCTRQGEHIYMQRDTLSASAAAAPAAAAATSVAATHIASTSTSCHLQQSLDADELTMLKFEHRKHWPWFILLISVIEIAIFAYDRYTMPAQNFGLPVPIPSDSVLVYRPDRRLQVWRFFSYMFLHANWFHLGFNIIIQLFFGIPLEVMHGTARIGVIYLAGVFAGSLGTSVVDSEVFLVGASGGVYALLAAHLANITLNYAHMKSASTQLGSVVIFVSCDLGYALYTQYFDGAATPAFAKGPQVSYIAHLTGALAGLTIGFLVLKNFGHREYEQLIWWLALGVYCAFTVFAIAFNLINTVTAQLMEEQGEVITQHLLHDLGVS, from the exons atggaggcaacaacaaaccacACAAAACTCCAACTGGAGGAGGACGAAGAGGAGCctcaagcaacaacagcaacagctacgacgacgacaatgacaacgaaGACGTCGGCAACCATCATTGACATTCCAGCGGCTCCTGCAACGTGCCACAGCTCATCCTATGACACGGACTGCAGCACGGCAAGCAGCACTTGCTGCACTCGCCAAGGCGAGCACATTTACATGCAACGCGACACGTTGTCAGCCTCAGCAGCGGCAgccccagcagcagcggcagcaacgtctgtggcagcaacacacaTTGCATCCACATCGACGAGCTGTCATCTGCAACAGTCTCTGGATGCCGATGAGTTGACGATGCTCAAGTTCGAGCATCGCAAGCATTGGCCATGGTTCATTCTGTTGATCTCTGTCATTGAG ATTGCAATCTTCGCCTATGACCGCTACACGATGCCCGCCCAGAACTTTGGCCTTCCCGTGCCAATTCCCAGCGATTCGGTGCTCGTCTATCGACCCGATCGTCGTCTGCAAGTCTGGCGCTTCTTCAGCTACATGTTCCTGCATGCGAACTGGTTCCACTTGGGCTTCAACATCATCATTCAGCTGTTCTTCGGCATTCCCCTGGAGGTGATGCACGGCACAGCGCGCATCGGTGTCATTTATTTGGCTGGCGTCTTTGCCGGCTCCCTGGGCACCAGCGTCGTCGACTCCGAGGTGTTTCTGGTGGGCGCCAGTGGCGGCGTTTATGCACTGCTGGCGGCGCATTTGGCCAACATTACACTCAACTATGCGCACATGAAGTCCGCATCCACGCAGCTGGGCTCCGTGGTCATTTTTG TGTCCTGCGACTTGGGCTATGCTCTCTACACACAGTACTTTGATGGCGCTGCCACGCCCGCCTTTGCCAAGGGTCCTCAGGTGTCGTACATTGCGCATCTGACGGGCGCCTTGGCGGGTCTGACTATTGGTTTTCTGGTGCTCAAGAATTTCGGTCATCGCGAGTACGAACAGTTGATCTGGTGGCTGGCGCTGGGCGTCTATTGTGCGTTCACCGTGTTCGCGATTGCGTTCAATCTGATCAACACGGTCACCGCACAGCTGATGGAGGAGCAGGGCGAGGTGATCACACAACATTTGCTGCACGACTTGGGTGTGTCCTAA